A stretch of Pseudomonadota bacterium DNA encodes these proteins:
- the nifU gene encoding Fe-S cluster assembly protein NifU, with product MWEYTDKVKEHFLNPKNIGEVENPDGVGDVGSIACGDALHLTFKLDEQGRIADAKFKTFGCASAIASASALTELIKGKTLEEAEKITNQEIANYLGGLPKEKMHCSVMGQEALEQAIASCRGTEVQKAEGEVICECFGVTDKEIERAVRENNLKTVEDVTNYTKAGGGCERCHDDIRKLIAKVQGETAPEEKKPLTNIQKIKLIEETIEREIRPSLRQDGGDIELVDIIGNRVQVATRGACAACPSAPITMKNLVEAKLREFVSPDLVVEEVSS from the coding sequence ATGTGGGAATATACGGACAAAGTCAAAGAACATTTTCTCAATCCCAAGAACATCGGAGAGGTAGAAAACCCGGATGGAGTCGGGGACGTGGGTTCCATTGCCTGTGGCGACGCCCTGCACCTGACATTCAAACTGGACGAGCAGGGACGCATCGCCGACGCCAAATTTAAAACCTTCGGCTGCGCCAGCGCCATCGCTTCCGCCTCGGCCCTGACCGAACTGATCAAGGGGAAAACCCTGGAAGAAGCGGAAAAAATTACCAACCAGGAGATTGCCAACTATCTGGGCGGCCTGCCGAAAGAAAAAATGCACTGTTCCGTCATGGGACAGGAAGCCCTGGAACAAGCCATCGCTTCCTGTCGGGGAACTGAGGTACAAAAAGCGGAAGGAGAAGTCATCTGCGAATGTTTCGGGGTAACCGATAAGGAAATAGAGCGGGCCGTACGGGAAAACAACCTGAAAACGGTTGAGGATGTCACCAACTATACCAAGGCCGGCGGCGGCTGTGAACGCTGTCATGATGATATCAGGAAACTGATCGCCAAAGTTCAGGGAGAAACAGCTCCTGAAGAGAAAAAACCGCTCACCAATATTCAGAAAATCAAACTGATCGAGGAAACCATCGAACGTGAAATCCGCCCCTCTTTGCGGCAGGATGGTGGCGATATTGAGTTGGTAGATATAATTGGCAATCGCGTTCAGGTAGCCACCCGTGGAGCTTGTGCCGCCTGCCCTTCAGCTCCTATCACAATGAAAAACCTGGTGGAAGCCAAGCTGCGGGAATTTGTTTCCCCTGACCTGGTGGTTGAGGAGGTTTCCTCATGA
- the cysK gene encoding cysteine synthase A: MNKKIADNLTELIGNTPLLRLLSLSKESGANIIAKLEYFNPLSSVKDRIAVSMINAAEKTGKLKPGGLIIEPTSGNTGIGLAFVAAARGYRLILTMPDTMSVERRNLLRALGAEVILTPGAAGMNGAIDKATEIQEQNPKSFMPQQFSNPANPEIHRQTTAVEIWNDTDGKVDMLVAGVGTGGTITGCGEFLKGKKAAVQTVAVEPAESAVLSGKAAGPHRIQGIGAGFIPGVLNREIIDEIITISSEEAGAMCRRLAKTQGLLVGISSGATAAAALAVGRQPENRGKVIVVIFPDSGERYLSTWAFNET; encoded by the coding sequence ATGAACAAAAAAATTGCGGATAATCTCACTGAGTTAATAGGTAACACCCCATTGTTGCGGCTCCTTTCACTGTCAAAGGAGAGTGGAGCGAACATCATTGCCAAGCTGGAATATTTCAACCCCTTATCCAGCGTCAAAGACCGGATTGCCGTATCCATGATCAATGCCGCTGAAAAGACAGGGAAATTGAAGCCGGGCGGTTTGATCATTGAACCCACCAGCGGCAATACCGGTATCGGCCTGGCCTTTGTCGCCGCCGCCCGCGGCTACCGGCTGATTTTGACCATGCCGGATACAATGAGCGTAGAACGGCGGAACCTGTTGCGGGCCCTGGGGGCAGAAGTCATCTTAACCCCCGGTGCTGCCGGCATGAACGGGGCGATTGACAAGGCAACGGAAATACAAGAGCAAAATCCGAAAAGTTTCATGCCCCAACAGTTCAGCAATCCTGCCAATCCAGAAATACATCGGCAGACAACCGCGGTTGAAATATGGAACGATACCGACGGCAAAGTTGACATGCTGGTGGCCGGGGTGGGCACCGGCGGCACCATCACCGGCTGCGGAGAATTTTTAAAAGGGAAAAAAGCGGCCGTTCAGACAGTCGCGGTTGAACCGGCAGAATCCGCCGTTCTTTCCGGCAAAGCAGCCGGCCCCCATCGGATTCAGGGCATTGGCGCCGGATTTATTCCCGGAGTGTTAAACCGGGAGATCATTGATGAAATCATCACCATCTCCTCTGAGGAAGCCGGCGCCATGTGCAGGCGGCTGGCGAAAACCCAAGGGCTTCTGGTCGGCATTTCTTCCGGGGCCACAGCCGCGGCAGCCCTTGCCGTCGGCCGACAACCTGAAAACCGGGGAAAAGTGATCGTGGTCATTTTTCCAGACAGCGGCGAACGCTATCTGTCTACGTGGGCCTTTAATGAAACATAA